The following are from one region of the Oryzias latipes chromosome 12, ASM223467v1 genome:
- the LOC101170112 gene encoding serine/threonine-protein phosphatase with EF-hands 2 isoform X1, producing MGCGMGKSSLQEKKCSRVSIYSVPAATAIRAALLIQRWYRQYVARLEMRRRCTWNIFQSIEYAGEQDQIKLYSFFGFLMDHFTPASSERNLISHIFHENEICRDTEWERYFCYKDIEVPDSYTGPHLTFPMTFCGVSKLVEAFKHKQQLHARYVLQILGETWRLLRILPNINYVSVSQTKEITICGDLHGQLEDLLLIFYKNGLPSSEKPYIFNGDFVDRGKSSLEILLILFGFLLVYPNDLHLNRGNHEDHIVNLRYGFTKEILGKYRVHGKKILKLLQKIFSWLPLATVINDKVLVVHGGISNSTDLCVVSRVDRHRYVSVLRPPKTVHQTLNGNKNEDDNGPAEGRRRVRSLTNHSSTLPQRNNLPRRSLQNPSISHQLSSSVEDELKRRRRLAGFDQTYKNGNELDSDSDPDFAEASKANGHDWKQIVNLLWSDPMPQNGCISNEVRGGGCYWGPDVTEEVLGRHNLQLLIRSHECKQDGYEFCHNRRVLTIFSASNYYEVGSNRGAYIRMGADLVPHLIQYQASRTCRELTLRQSVGWTERSALRALREQLFVHKSDLIRAYQEFDPHQTGKISMRHWASATESVLKLGLPWRVLRSQLVSRTHYGMVDYQQWIKELSITEPKLEVSDTSILETMYKNHSNLETIFRIIDTDHSGLISLEEFRQTWKLLSSHLKMEISDKAIADLAHSIDFNKDGSIDINEFMEAFRLVDLSAHS from the exons CAATTAGAGCGGCTCTGTTGATCCAGCGTTGGTACCGGCAGTACGTGGCTCGGCTGGAGATGAGACGCAGGTGCACGTGGAACATTTTCCAGTCTATTGAATACGCAGGAGAACAAGACCAAATAAAG CTGTACAGTTTCTTTGGCTTTTTGATGGATCACTTCACCCCAGCCAGTAGTGAAA gAAACCTAATATCTCACATTTTTCACGAGAACGAGATCTGCCGTGACACCGAGTGGGAAAGATACTTTTGCTACAAGGACATCGAGGTACCAGACAGCTACACTGGCCCCCATCTGACCTTCCCCATGACGTTCTGTGGGGTGTCCAAGCTGGTGGAGGCTTTTAAGCACAAACAA CAGCTCCATGCTCGATATGTTCTGCAGATTCTTGGAGAAACTTGGAGACTTCTCAGAATCCTTCCAAACATCAACTACGTCTCTGTCTCCCAAACCAAAGAGATCACAATCTGTG GAGATCTTCATGGACAACTTGAAGATCTGCTGCTGATATTTTATAAG AATGGTCTACCGTCCAGCGAGAAGCCATACATCTTCAATGGAGACTTTGTTGATCGTGGGAAGAGCTCTTTGGAGATTTTGCTCATCCTATTTGGGTTTTTGCTTGTCTACCCAAATGATCTGCACTTGAACAGAGGAAATCATGAGGACCACATCGTTAATTTAAG ATATGGTTTCACAAAGGAGATTTTGGGAAAATACAGG GTGCATggtaaaaaaatactaaagctTCTCCAAAAGATATTTAGCTGGCTTCCTTTAGCCACAGTGATCAACGACAAAGTTCTGGTGGTTCATGGTGGGATATCTAACTCAACTGACCTCTGTGTGGTCAGCAGAGTGGACAGACACCGA TATGTGTCAGTCCTGAGGCCTCCTAAGACGGTCCATCAAACCCTCAATGGCAACAAGAATGAAGATGACAACGGACCAGCTGAGGGCCGGCGTAGAGTCCGCTCTCTAACTAACCACAGCTCTACCTTACCTCAGAGGAACAACCTTCCTCGCCGCTCGCTGCAAAACCCGTCCATCAGCCATCAGCTGAGTTCCTCTGTGGAGGATGAGCTGAAGAGGCGGCGCAGGCTGGCGGGATTTGACCAAACCTATAAGAATGGAAATGAGTTGGACTCTGATTCTGATCCAGACTTTGCAGAGGCATCAAAAGCAAATGGACACGATTGGAAACAG ATAGTGAACCTGTTGTGGAGTGATCCCATGCCCCAAAACGGATGCATTTCCAATGAGGTGCGAGGTGGGGGCTGCTACTGGGGCCCTGATGTTACAGAGGAGGTGCTGGGAAGACACAACCTGCAGCTTCTCATCCGTTCCCACGAGTGCAAACAGGATGGCTACGAGTTCTGCCACAACCGCAGG GTGCTCACAATATTTTCAGCCTCCAACTATTATGAAGTGGGCAGTAACAGAGGGGCTTACATCAGAATGGGAGCTGATCTGGTTCCGCACCTCATTCAGTACCAGGCCAGCAGGACGTGCAGAGAACTCACCCTGAGACAGAG tgtGGGTTGGACGGAGAGATCAGCCCTGAGAGCTTTGAGAGAGCAGCTGTTTGTGCACAAATCAGATCTCATCAGGGCTTACCAGGAGTTCGATCCTCATCAAACAG GGAAGATCTCGATGAGACACTGGGCGAGTGCTACAGAGAGCGTGCTGAAGCTGGGTTTGCCCTGGAGGGTGCTGCGCTCTCAGCTTGTCAGCAGAACCCACTATGGCATGGTGGATTACCAGCAGTGGATAAAGGAGTTGTCCATCACTGAGCCCAAACTAGAg GTTTCAGACACCAGTATCCTGGAAACCATGTACAAAAACCACTCCAATTTGGAAACCATCTTCCGCATCATCGACACGGATCACTCAG GTTTGATCTCTTTGGAGGAGTTTCGTCAGACTTGGAAGCTCCTGAGTTCTCATCTCAAGATGGAGATCAGCGACAAAGCAATCGCCGACCTGGCTCACAGCATCGACTTCAACAAGGACGGCAGCATTGACATCAACGAGTTCATGGAGGCCTTCCGGTTGGTGGACCTGTCTGCACACAGCTGA
- the LOC101170112 gene encoding serine/threonine-protein phosphatase with EF-hands 2 isoform X2, translating into MGCGMGKSSLQEKKCSRVSIYSVPAIRAALLIQRWYRQYVARLEMRRRCTWNIFQSIEYAGEQDQIKLYSFFGFLMDHFTPASSERNLISHIFHENEICRDTEWERYFCYKDIEVPDSYTGPHLTFPMTFCGVSKLVEAFKHKQQLHARYVLQILGETWRLLRILPNINYVSVSQTKEITICGDLHGQLEDLLLIFYKNGLPSSEKPYIFNGDFVDRGKSSLEILLILFGFLLVYPNDLHLNRGNHEDHIVNLRYGFTKEILGKYRVHGKKILKLLQKIFSWLPLATVINDKVLVVHGGISNSTDLCVVSRVDRHRYVSVLRPPKTVHQTLNGNKNEDDNGPAEGRRRVRSLTNHSSTLPQRNNLPRRSLQNPSISHQLSSSVEDELKRRRRLAGFDQTYKNGNELDSDSDPDFAEASKANGHDWKQIVNLLWSDPMPQNGCISNEVRGGGCYWGPDVTEEVLGRHNLQLLIRSHECKQDGYEFCHNRRVLTIFSASNYYEVGSNRGAYIRMGADLVPHLIQYQASRTCRELTLRQSVGWTERSALRALREQLFVHKSDLIRAYQEFDPHQTGKISMRHWASATESVLKLGLPWRVLRSQLVSRTHYGMVDYQQWIKELSITEPKLEVSDTSILETMYKNHSNLETIFRIIDTDHSGLISLEEFRQTWKLLSSHLKMEISDKAIADLAHSIDFNKDGSIDINEFMEAFRLVDLSAHS; encoded by the exons CAATTAGAGCGGCTCTGTTGATCCAGCGTTGGTACCGGCAGTACGTGGCTCGGCTGGAGATGAGACGCAGGTGCACGTGGAACATTTTCCAGTCTATTGAATACGCAGGAGAACAAGACCAAATAAAG CTGTACAGTTTCTTTGGCTTTTTGATGGATCACTTCACCCCAGCCAGTAGTGAAA gAAACCTAATATCTCACATTTTTCACGAGAACGAGATCTGCCGTGACACCGAGTGGGAAAGATACTTTTGCTACAAGGACATCGAGGTACCAGACAGCTACACTGGCCCCCATCTGACCTTCCCCATGACGTTCTGTGGGGTGTCCAAGCTGGTGGAGGCTTTTAAGCACAAACAA CAGCTCCATGCTCGATATGTTCTGCAGATTCTTGGAGAAACTTGGAGACTTCTCAGAATCCTTCCAAACATCAACTACGTCTCTGTCTCCCAAACCAAAGAGATCACAATCTGTG GAGATCTTCATGGACAACTTGAAGATCTGCTGCTGATATTTTATAAG AATGGTCTACCGTCCAGCGAGAAGCCATACATCTTCAATGGAGACTTTGTTGATCGTGGGAAGAGCTCTTTGGAGATTTTGCTCATCCTATTTGGGTTTTTGCTTGTCTACCCAAATGATCTGCACTTGAACAGAGGAAATCATGAGGACCACATCGTTAATTTAAG ATATGGTTTCACAAAGGAGATTTTGGGAAAATACAGG GTGCATggtaaaaaaatactaaagctTCTCCAAAAGATATTTAGCTGGCTTCCTTTAGCCACAGTGATCAACGACAAAGTTCTGGTGGTTCATGGTGGGATATCTAACTCAACTGACCTCTGTGTGGTCAGCAGAGTGGACAGACACCGA TATGTGTCAGTCCTGAGGCCTCCTAAGACGGTCCATCAAACCCTCAATGGCAACAAGAATGAAGATGACAACGGACCAGCTGAGGGCCGGCGTAGAGTCCGCTCTCTAACTAACCACAGCTCTACCTTACCTCAGAGGAACAACCTTCCTCGCCGCTCGCTGCAAAACCCGTCCATCAGCCATCAGCTGAGTTCCTCTGTGGAGGATGAGCTGAAGAGGCGGCGCAGGCTGGCGGGATTTGACCAAACCTATAAGAATGGAAATGAGTTGGACTCTGATTCTGATCCAGACTTTGCAGAGGCATCAAAAGCAAATGGACACGATTGGAAACAG ATAGTGAACCTGTTGTGGAGTGATCCCATGCCCCAAAACGGATGCATTTCCAATGAGGTGCGAGGTGGGGGCTGCTACTGGGGCCCTGATGTTACAGAGGAGGTGCTGGGAAGACACAACCTGCAGCTTCTCATCCGTTCCCACGAGTGCAAACAGGATGGCTACGAGTTCTGCCACAACCGCAGG GTGCTCACAATATTTTCAGCCTCCAACTATTATGAAGTGGGCAGTAACAGAGGGGCTTACATCAGAATGGGAGCTGATCTGGTTCCGCACCTCATTCAGTACCAGGCCAGCAGGACGTGCAGAGAACTCACCCTGAGACAGAG tgtGGGTTGGACGGAGAGATCAGCCCTGAGAGCTTTGAGAGAGCAGCTGTTTGTGCACAAATCAGATCTCATCAGGGCTTACCAGGAGTTCGATCCTCATCAAACAG GGAAGATCTCGATGAGACACTGGGCGAGTGCTACAGAGAGCGTGCTGAAGCTGGGTTTGCCCTGGAGGGTGCTGCGCTCTCAGCTTGTCAGCAGAACCCACTATGGCATGGTGGATTACCAGCAGTGGATAAAGGAGTTGTCCATCACTGAGCCCAAACTAGAg GTTTCAGACACCAGTATCCTGGAAACCATGTACAAAAACCACTCCAATTTGGAAACCATCTTCCGCATCATCGACACGGATCACTCAG GTTTGATCTCTTTGGAGGAGTTTCGTCAGACTTGGAAGCTCCTGAGTTCTCATCTCAAGATGGAGATCAGCGACAAAGCAATCGCCGACCTGGCTCACAGCATCGACTTCAACAAGGACGGCAGCATTGACATCAACGAGTTCATGGAGGCCTTCCGGTTGGTGGACCTGTCTGCACACAGCTGA